A window from bacterium encodes these proteins:
- a CDS encoding HEPN domain-containing protein produces the protein MGKKLEAQFQECIEQRKITRLSAAKELVDKELRAARGDLETAQTGMKDKRWKWCTIQAYYSMFHAARALIYSAGYREKSHHCLRVAVEALFVKKGALEEKHVDALQVAKIMRENADYEEEFTHEGAQKIVKAAQEFIEAAETLLIK, from the coding sequence ATGGGAAAGAAGCTAGAGGCGCAGTTTCAGGAGTGCATAGAGCAGAGAAAGATAACCAGGCTCTCCGCTGCAAAGGAACTGGTGGACAAAGAGTTGAGAGCAGCCAGGGGCGATCTTGAGACTGCGCAGACAGGGATGAAGGATAAGAGATGGAAGTGGTGCACGATACAGGCCTACTACTCGATGTTTCATGCTGCTCGGGCTTTGATCTACAGCGCAGGTTACCGTGAAAAGTCGCATCATTGTCTGAGGGTCGCGGTGGAGGCGCTCTTCGTGAAGAAAGGCGCTCTGGAGGAGAAACACGTCGATGCCCTTCAGGTGGCGAAAATCATGCGTGAGAATGCCGATTACGAGGAGGAGTTTACTCATGAAGGCGCACAGAAGATTGTGAAGGCGGCTCAGGAGTTCATCGAAGCTGCGGAAACGCTGCTGATCAAATAG
- a CDS encoding nucleotidyltransferase domain-containing protein, with amino-acid sequence MEKETDIKSAVFSTTLHKVLDFMLQHPDLELNDTEIAGRLFGAGKSAVNMALRRLAELGLIERTPRGRMNFSRLIESPLAFELKILSNMLAVSELTERIKPFCAKVVLFGSRADGTHTSESDFDIFIVTSAEDRVLKVIKKHPFAEMIQPLIKRPEQMLTFDRDEPALSKEIKKGRVLWERS; translated from the coding sequence ATGGAAAAAGAGACCGACATAAAGTCCGCTGTCTTTTCGACAACACTCCACAAGGTGCTGGACTTCATGCTCCAGCATCCCGACCTCGAGCTCAACGATACCGAGATAGCCGGCAGGCTCTTTGGCGCAGGGAAGTCGGCGGTCAATATGGCCCTGCGCAGGCTCGCCGAGCTCGGCCTGATCGAGAGGACGCCGCGCGGCAGGATGAACTTCAGCAGACTCATCGAAAGCCCTCTGGCCTTTGAGCTCAAGATCTTGAGCAACATGCTCGCGGTCTCGGAACTGACGGAGCGGATAAAGCCATTTTGCGCCAAAGTAGTGCTCTTCGGCAGCAGGGCTGACGGCACGCATACATCCGAAAGCGATTTTGACATATTCATTGTGACCTCGGCAGAGGATCGTGTGCTCAAGGTAATAAAGAAGCATCCTTTTGCAGAGATGATCCAGCCTCTCATCAAAAGGCCGGAGCAGATGCTTACGTTCGACAGGGACGAACCTGCCTTGTCGAAAGAAATCAAAAAGGGAAGGGTGCTATGGGAAAGAAGCTAG